Proteins found in one Pongo pygmaeus isolate AG05252 chromosome 8, NHGRI_mPonPyg2-v2.0_pri, whole genome shotgun sequence genomic segment:
- the MKI67 gene encoding proliferation marker protein Ki-67 isoform X1, with translation MGPTRRLVTIKRSGVDGPHFPLSLSTCLFGRGIECDIRIQLPVVSKQHCKIEINEQEAILHNFSSTNPTQVNGSVIDEPVRLKHGDVITIIDRSFRYENESLHNGRKSTEFPRKIREQEPARRVSRSSFSSDPDEKAQDSKAYSKITEGKVSGSPQVHIKNVKEDSTADDSKDSVAQGTPNVHSSEHAGRNSRNTADPISGGFKEISRVKLVSHYGELKSVPTTQCLDNSKKNESPFRKLYESMKKELDVKSQKENVLQYRRKSGLQTDYATERESADGLPGETQLLVSCKSRLKSGGSSHAMAEPASPEQELDQNKGKGRDVESVQTPSKAVGASFPFYEPAKMKTPVQYSQQQNSPQKHKNKDLYTAGRRESVNLGKSEGFKASDKTLTPRKLSTRNQTPAKVEDAADSATKPENLSSKTRGSIPTDVEVLPTETEIHNEPFLTLWLTQVERKIQKDTLNKPEKLGTTAGQMCSELPGLSSVDINNFGDSINESEGIPLKRRRVSFGGHLRPELFDENLPPNTPLKRGEAPTKRKSLVAHTPPVLKKIIKEQPQPSGKQESTSEIHVEVKAKSLVISPPAPSPRRTPVASDQRRTSCKAAPASSSKSETEVPRRGGRKSGNLPSKRVSISRSQHDILQMICSKRRSGASEANLIVAKSWADVVKLGAKQTQTKVIKHGPQRSMNKRRRRPATPKKPVGEVHSQFSTGHANSPCTIIIGKAHTEKVHVPARPYRMLNNFVSNQKMDFKEDLSGIAEMFKTPVKEQPQLTSTCHVAVSNSENLLGKQFQGTNSGEEPLLPTSESFGVNVFFSAQNAAKQPSDKCSASPPLRRQCIRENGNIAKTPRNTYKITSVETKTSDTETEPSKIVSSANKSRRSTEFRNIQKPPVESKSEETNTDIVERILKRGQKATLLQQRREGEMKEIERPFETYKENIDLKENDEKLKAMKRSRRTWGQKCEPMSDLTDLKILPDTELTKDPARGQDLLQTQDHAKAPKSEKGKITKMPCQSLQPEPINTPTHIKQRLKASLGKAGVKEELLAVGKLTQTSGETTHTHREPAGDGKSIRTFKESPKQILDPAARVTGMKKWPRTPKEEAQSLEDLAGFKELFQTPGPAEESMTDEKATKIACKSPPPESVDNPTSTKQRPKRSLRKADVEEEFLALRKLTPSAGEAMHTPKPAGGDEKDMKAFMGTPVQKLDLAGTLPGSKRQLQTPKEKAQALEDLAGFKELFQTPGHTKELVAAGKTTKIPCKSPQPDPVDTPTSTKQRPKRSIRKADVEGELLAFRKLTPSAGKAMHTPTPSVGEEKDINTFVGTPVQKLDLTENLTGSKRWPQTPKEKAQALEDLTGFKELFQTPGHTEEGHAGKTTKMPCKSSPPESADTPTSTRRQPKTPLGERDVQKELSALKKLTQTSGETIHTDKVPGGEDKSISVFRETAKQKLDPAASITGSKRQPKTKEKTQPLEDLAGLKELFQTPICTEKPTTHEKTTKIACISQTDPVDTPTSSKPKSKRSLRKVDVEEEFLALRKRTPSAGKAMHTPKPAVSGEKNIYAFMGTPVQKLDVPENLTGSKRRLQTPKEKAQALEDLAGFKELFQTPGHTEESITNDKTAKVACKSSQPDPDKNPASSKRRLKTSLGKVGVKEELLAVGKLTQTSGETTHTHTQPTGDGKSMEAFTESPKQILDSAASLTGSKRQPRTPKGKSEVPEDLAGFNELFQTPSHTRESMTNEKTTKISYRASQPDPVDTPTSSKPQPKRSLRKADTEEEFLAFRKRTPSAGKAMHTPKPAVGEEKDINTFMGTPVQKLDLPGNLPGSKRRLQTRKEKAQALEDLTGFRELFQTPCTDNPKTDEKTTKILCKSPQSDPVDTPISTKQWPKRSLKKADIEEEFLALRKLTPSAGKAMHTPKAAVGEEKDINTFVATPVQKLDLLGNLPGSKRRPQTPKEKAKALEDLAGFKELFQTPGHTEESMTDDKITEVSCKSPQPDPVKTPTSSKRRLKTSLGKVGVKEEVLPVGKLTQTSGKTTQTHRETAGDGKSIKAFKESAKQMPDPANCGTGMKRWPRTPKEEAQSLEDLAGFKELFQTPDHTEESTTDDKTTKIACKSPPPESMDTPTSTRRRPKTPLGKGDIVEELSALKKLTQTTHTDKVPGGEDKGINVFRETAKQKLDPAASVTGSKRQPRTPKGKAQPLEDLAGLKELFQTPICTDKPTTHEKTTKMACRSPQPNPVDTPTIFKPQSKRSLRKADVEEEVLALRKRTPSVGKAMDIPKLAGGDEKNMKASMGTPVQKLDLPGNLPGSKRRPQTPKEKAQPLEDLTGFKELFQTPGTDKPTTDEKTTKIACKSPQPDPVGTPASTKQRPKRSLRKADVEEEFLALRKRTPSAGKAMDTPKPSVSDEKDTNTFVETPVQKLDLLGNLPGSKRQPQTCKEKAEALEDLAGFKELFQTPGHTEESMTDDKITEVSCKSPQPESFKTSRSSKQRLKISVVKVDMKEEPLAVSKLTRTSGETTQKHTESTGDSKSIKAFKESPKQILDPAASVTGSRRQLRTRKEKARALEDLVDFKELFSAPGHTEESMTVDKNTKIPCKSPPPELTDTATSTKRCPKTRLRKEVKENLSAVERLTQTSGQSTHTHKEPASGDEDIKVFKQRAKKKPNPVEEEPSRRKPRAPKEKAQPLEDLAGFKELSETSGHTRESLTAGKATKIPCKSPPLEVDTTASTKRHLRTRVQKVQVKEEPSAVKFTQTSGETMDADKEPAGEDKGIKALKESAKQTPAPVASVTGSRRRPRAPRENAQAIEDLAGFKDPAPGHTEESMTDDKTTKIPCKSSPELEDTATSSKRRPRTRAQKVEVKEELLAVGKLTQTSGETMHTDEEPVGEGKGMKAFKQPAKQKLDAEDVIGSRRRPRAPKEKAQPLEVLASFQELSQTPGHTEELANGAADSFTSAPKQTPDSGKPLKISRRVIRAPKVEPMGDLVSTRDPVKSQSKSNTSLPALPFKRGGGKDGSVMGTKRLRCMPAPEEIVEELPASKKQRAAPRARGKSPEPVVIMKRSLRTSAKRIEPAEELNSNNMKTNKEEHKLQDVVPENKGISLRSRRQNKTDVEQQVTEVFVVAERIEINRNEKKPMKTSPEMDIQNPDDGAQKPIPRDKVSENKRCLRSVRQNESSQPKVAEESRGQKSVRVLMQNQEGKGEAGNSDSMCLRSRKTKSQSAASTSESESAHRVTRSVKRCAENPKKAEDNVCIKKIRTRSHRDSEDI, from the exons GGGTATTGAATGTGACATCCGTATCCAGCTTCCTGTTGTGTCCAAACAACATTGCAAAATTGAAATCAatgagcaggag GCAATATTACATAATTTCAGTTCCACAAATCCAACACAAGTAAATGGCTCTGTTATTGATGAGCCTGTACGGCTAAAACATGGAGATGTAATAACTATTATTGATCGTTCTTTCAG GTATGAAAATGAAAGTCTTCATAATGGAAGGAAGTCAACTGAATTTCCAAGAAAAATACGTGAACAG GAGCCAGCACGTCGTGTCTCAAGATCTAGTTTCTCTTCTGACCCTG ATGAGAAAGCTCAAGATTCCAAGGCCTATTCAAAAATCACTGAAGGAAAAGTTTCAGGAAGTCCTCAGGTACATATCAAGAATGTCAAAGAAGACAGTACCGCAGATGACTCAAAAGACAGTGTTGCTCAGGGAACACCTAATGTTCATTCCTCAGAACATGCTGGACGTAATAGCAGAAATACAGCTGATCCCATTTCTGGGGGTTTTAAAGAAATTTCCAGGGTTAAATTAGTGAGCCATTATGGCGAATTGAAGTCTGTTCCCACTACACAATGTCTtgacaatagcaaaaaaaatgaatctcCCTTTAGGAAGCTTTATGAGTCAATGAAGAAGGAGTTGGATgtaaaatcacaaaaagaaaatgttctacaGTATCGTAGAAAATCTGGATTACAAACTGATTACGCAACAGAAAGAGAAAGTGCTGATGGTTTACCGGGGGAGACCCAACTGTTGGTCTCGTGTAAGTCAAGACTGAAATCTGGTGGAAGCAGCCACGCTATGGCAGAGCCTGCATCACCTGAACAAGAGCTTGACCAGAACAAGGGGAAAGGAAGAGATGTGGAGTCTGTTCAGACTCCCAGCAAGGCTGTGGGCGCCAGCTTTCCTTTCTATGAGCCGGCTAAAATGAAGACCCCTGTACAATATTCACAGCAACAAAATTCTCCACAAAAACATAAGAACAAAGACCTGTATACTGCTGGTAGAAGAGAATCTGTGAATCTGGGTAAAAGTGAAGGCTTCAAGGCTAGTGATAAAACTCTTACTCCCAGGAAGCTTTCAACTAGAAATCAAACACCAGCTAAAGTTGAAGATGCAGCTGACTCTGCCACTAAGCCAGAAAATCTCTCTTCCAAAACCAGAGGAAGTATTCCTACAGATGTGGAAGTTCTGCCTACAGAAACCGAAATTCACAATGAGCCATTTTTAACTCTGTGGCTCACTCAAGTTGAAAGGAAGATCCAAAAGGATACCCTCAACAAGCCTGAGAAATTGGGCACTACAGCTGGACAGATGTGCTCTGAGTTACCTGGTCTTAGTTCAGTTGATATCAACAACTTTGGTGATTCCATTA ATGAGAGTGAGGGAATACCTTTGAAAAGAAGGCGTGTGTCCTTTGGTGGGCACCTAAGACCTGAATTATTTGATGAAAACTTGCCTCCTAATACACCTCTCAAAAGGGGAGAAGCCCCAACCAAAAGAAAGTCTCTGGTAGCGCACACTCCACCTGTCCTGAAGAAAATCATCAAG GAACAGCCTCAACCATCAGGAAAACAAGAGTCAACTTCAGAAATCCATGTGGAAGTGAAGGCAAAAAGCTTGGTTATAAGCCCTCCAGCTCCTAGTCCTAGGAGAACTCCAGTTGCCAGTGATCAACGTCGTACGTCCTGCAAAGCAGCCCCTGCTTCCAGCAGCAAATCTGAGACAGAGGTTCCCAGGAGAGGTGGGAGAAAGAGTGGCAACCTGCCTTCAAAGAGAGTGTCTATCAGCCGAAGTCAACAtgatattttacagatgatatgTTCCAAAAGAAGAAGTGGTGCTTCGGAAGCCAATCTGATTG TTGCAAAATCGTGGGCAGATGTAGTAAAACTTGgtgcaaaacaaacacaaactaaAGTCATAAAACATGGTCCTCAAAGGTCAATGAACAAAAGGCGAAGAAGACCTGCTACTCCAAAG AAGCCTGTGGGCGAAGTTCACAGTCAATTTAGTACAGGCCATGCAAACTCTCCTTGTACCATAATAATAGGGAAAGCTCATACTGAAAAAGTACATGTACCTGCTCGACCCTACAGAATGCTCAACAACTTCGTTTCCAACCAAAAAATGGACTTTAAGGAAGATCTTTCAG GAATAGCTGAAATGTTCAAGACCCCAGTGAAGGAGCAACCACAGTTAACAAGCACGTGTCACGTCGCTGTTTCAAATTCAGAGAATTTGCTTGGAAAACAGTTTCAGGGAACTAATTCAGGAGAAGAACCTCTGCTCCCCACCTCAGAGAGTTTTG gaGTAAATGTGTTCTTCAGTGCACAGAATGCAGCAAAACAGCCATCTGATAAATGCTCTGCAAGCCCTCCCTTAAGACGGCAGTGTATtagagaaaatggaaacataGCAAAAACGCCCAGGAACACCTACAAAATTACTTCCGTGGAGACAAAAACTTCAGATACTGAGACAGAGCCTTCAAAAATAGTATCCAGTGCAAACAAGTCAAGAAGGTCTACAGAGTTCAGGAATATACAGAAGCCACCTGTGGAAAGTAAGAGTGAAGAAACAAATACAGACATTGTTGAGCGCATCCTAAAAAGAGGTCAGAAGGCAACACTGCTACaacaaaggagagaaggagagatgaAGGAAATAGAAAGACCTTTTGAGACATATAAGGAAAATATTGacttaaaagaaaatgatgaaaagttgaaagcaatgAAGAGATCAAGAAGAACTTGGGGGCAGAAATGTGAACCAATGTCTGACCTGACAGACCTCAAGATCTTGCCTGATACAGAACTCACGAAAGACCCGGCACGTGGCCAGGATCTCCTCCaaacccaagatcatgccaaggCACCAAAGAGTGAGAAGGGCAAAATCACTAAAATGCCCTGCCAGTCATTACAACCAGAACCAATAAACACCCCAACACACATAAAACAACGGCTGAAGGCATCCCTGGGGAAAGCGGGTGTGAAAGAAGAGCTCCTAGCAGTCGGCAAGCTCACACAGACGTCAGGGGAAACCACGCACACGCACCGAGAGCCAGCAGGAGATGGCAAGAGCATCAGAACGTTTAAGGAGTCTCCAAAGCAGATCCTGGACCCAGCAGCCCGTGTAACTGGAATGAAGAAGTGGCCAAGAACGCCTAAGGAAGAGGCCCAGTCACTAGAAGACCTGGCTGGCTTCAAAGAGCTCTTCCAGACACCAGGTCCCGCTGAGGAATCAATGACTGATGAGAAAGCTACCAAAATAGCCTGCAAATCTCCACCACCAGAATCAGTGGACAATCCAACAAGCACAAAGCAACGGCCTAAGAGAAGTCTCAGGAAAGCAGACGTAGAGGAAGAATTCTTAGCACTCAGGAAACTAACACCATCAGCAGGGGAAGCCATGCACACGCCCAAACCAGCAGGAGGTGATGAGAAAGACATGAAAGCATTTATGGGAACTCCAGTGCAGAAACTGGACCTGGCAGGAACTTTACCTGGCAGCAAAAGACAGCTACAAACTCCTAAGGAAAAGGCCCAGGCTCTAGAAGACCTGGCTGGCTTTAAAGAGCTCTTCCAGACTCCTGGTCACACCAAGGAATTAGTGGCTGCTGGTAAAACCACTAAAATACCCTGCAAATCTCCACAGCCAGACCCAGTGGACACCCCAACAAGCACAAAGCAACGACCCAAGAGAAGTATCAGGAAAGCAGATGTAGAGGGAGAACTCTTAGCATTCAGGAAACTAACGCCATCAGCAGGCAAAGCTATGCACACGCCTACACCATCAGTAGGTGAAGAGAAAGACATCAACACATTTGTGGGAACTCCAGTGCAGAAACTGGACCTGACAGAGAACTTAACTGGCAGCAAGAGATGGCCACAAACTCCTAAGGAAAAAGCCCAGGCTCTGGAAGACCTGACTGGCTTTAAAGAGCTCTTCCAGACCCCTGGTCATACTGAGGAAGGTCATGCTGGCAAAACTACTAAAATGCCCTGCAAATCTTCTCCACCAGAATCAGCAGACACCCCAACAAGCACAAGAAGGCAGCCCAAGACACCTTTGGGGGAAAGGGATGTACAGAAAGAGCTCTCAGCCCTGAAGAAGCTCACACAGACATCAGGGGAAACCATACACACAGATAAAGTACCAGGAGGTGAGGATAAAAGCATCAGCGTGTTTAGGGAAACTGCAAAGCAGAAACTGGACCCAGCAGCAAGTATAACTGGCAGCAAGAGGCAGCCAAAAACTAAGGAAAAGACCCAACCCCTAGAAGACCTGGCCGGCTTGAAAGAGCTCTTCCAGACACCAATATGCACTGAGAAGCCCACGACTCATGAGAAAACTACCAAAATAGCCTGCATATCACAAACAGACCCAGTGGACACACCAACAAGCTCCAAGCCAAAGTCCAAGAGAAGTCTCAGGAAAGTGGATGTAGAAGAAGAATTCTTAGCACTCAGGAAACGAACACCATCAGCAGGCAAAGCCATGCACACACCCAAACCAGCAGTAAGTGGTGAGAAAAATATCTATGCATTTATGGGAACTCCAGTGCAGAAACTGGACGTGCCAGAAAACTTAACTGGCAGCAAGAGACGGCTACAAACTCCTAAGGAAAAGGCCCAGGCTCTAGAAGACCTGGCTGGCTTTAAAGAGCTCTTCCAGACACCAGGTCACACTGAGGAATCAATAACTAACGATAAAACTGCCAAAGTAGCCTGCAAATCTTCACAACCAGACCCAGACAAAAACCCAGCAAGCTCCAAGCGACGGCTCAAGACATCCCTGGGGAAAGTGGGCGTGAAAGAAGAGCTCCTAGCAGTTGGCAAGCTCACACAGACGTCAGGggagactacacacacacacacacagccaacaGGAGATGGTAAGAGCATGGAAGCATTTACGGAGTCTCCAAAGCAGATCTTAGATTCAGCAGCAAGTCTAACTGGCAGCAAGAGGCAGCCGAGAACTCCTAAGGGAAAGTCTGAAGTCCCTGAAGACCTGGCCGGCTTCAACGAGCTCTTCCAGACACCAAGTCACACTAGGGAATCGATGACTAACGAAAAAACTACCAAAATATCCTACAGAGCTTCACAGCCAGACCCAGTGGACACCCCAACAAGCTCCAAGCCACAGCCCAAGAGAAGTCTCAGGAAAGCAGACACTGAAGAAGAATTTTTAGCATTTAGGAAACGAACGCCATCAGCAGGCAAAGCCATGCACACACCCAAACCAGCAGTAGGTGAAGAGAAAGACATCAACACATTTATGGGAACTCCAGTGCAGAAACTGGACCTGCCAGGAAATTTACCTGGCAGCAAGAGACGGCTACAAACTCGTAAGGAAAAGGCCCAGGCTCTAGAAGACCTGACTGGCTTCAGAGAGCTTTTCCAGACACCATGCACTGATAACCCCAAGACTGATGAGAAAACTACCAAAATACTCTGCAAATCTCCACAATCGGACCCAGTAGACACCCCAATAAGCACAAAGCAATGGCCCAAGAGAAGCCTCAAGAAAGCAGACATAGAGGAAGAATTTTTAGCACTCAGGAAACTAACACCATCAGCAGGCAAAGCCATGCACACGCCTAAAGCAGCAGTAGGTGAAGAGAAAGACATCAACACATTTGTGGCGACTCCAGTGCAGAAACTGGACCTGCTAGGAAATTTACCTGGCAGCAAGAGACGGCCACAAACTCCTAAAGAAAAGGCCAAGGCTCTAGAAGATCTGGCTGGCTTCAAAGAGCTCTTCCAGACACCAGGTCACACTGAGGAATCAATGACTGATGACAAAATCACAGAAGTATCCTGCAAATCTCCACAACCAGACCCAGTCAAAACCCCAACAAGCTCCAAGCGACGACTCAAGACATCCTTGGGGAAAGTAGGCGTGAAAGAAGAGGTCCTACCAGTCGGCAAGCTCACACAGACATCAGGGAAGACCacgcagacacacagagagacagcaGGAGATGGAAAGAGCATCAAAGCGTTTAAGGAATCCGCAAAGCAGATGCCGGACCCAGCAAACTGTGGAACTGGGATGAAGAGGTGGCCAAGAACACCTAAGGAAGAGGCCCAATCACTAGAAGACCTGGCCGGCTTCAAAGAGCtcttccagacaccagaccacaCTGAGGAATCAACAACTGATGACAAAACTACCAAAATAGCCTGCAAATCTCCACCACCAGAATCAATGGACACTCCAACAAGCACAAGGAGGCGGCCCAAAACGCCTTTGGGGAAAGGGGATATAGTGGAAGAGCTCTCAGCCCTGAAGAAGCtcacacagaccacacacacagacaaagtACCAGGAGGTGAGGATAAAGGCATCAATGTGTTTAGGGAAACtgcaaaacagaaactggacccagCAGCAAGTGTAACTGGTAGCAAGAGGCAGCCAAGAACTCCTAAGGGAAAAGCCCAACCCCTAGAAGACCTGGCCGGCTTGAAAGAGCTCTTCCAGACACCAATATGCACTGACAAGCCCACAACTCATGAGAAAACTACCAAAATGGCCTGCAGATCTCCACAACCAAACCCAGTGGACACCCCAACAATCTTCAAGCCACAGTCCAAGAGAAGTCTCAGGAAAGCAGACGTAGAGGAAGAAGTCTTAGCACTTAGGAAACGAACACCATCAGTAGGGAAAGCCATGGACATACCCAAACTAGCAGGAGGTGATGAGAAAAACATGAAAGCATCTATGGGAACTCCAGTGCAGAAATTGGACCTGCCGGGAAATTTACCCGGCAGCAAAAGACGGCCACAAACTCCTAAGGAAAAGGCCCAGCCTCTAGAAGACCTGACTGGCTTCAAAGAGCTCTTCCAGACACCAGGCACTGACAAGCCCACGACTGATGAGAAAACTACCAAAATAGCCTGTAAGTCTCCACAACCAGACCCAGTGGGCACCCCAGCAAGCACAAAGCAACGGCCCAAGAGAAGCCTCAGGAAAGCAGACGTAGAGGAAGAATTTTTAGCACTCAGGAAACGAACACCATCAGCAGGCAAAGCCATGGACACACCAAAACCATCAGTAAGTGATGAGAAAGATACCAACACATTTGTGGAAACTCCAGTGCAGAAACTGGACCTGCTAGGAAATTTACCTGGCAGCAAGAGACAGCCACAGACTTGTAAGGAAAAGGCTGAGGCTCTAGAGGACCTGGCTGGCTTCAAAGAACTCTTCCAGACACCAGGTCACACTGAGGAATCAATGACTGATGACAAAATCACAGAAGTATCCTGTAAATCTCCACAGCCAGAGTCATTCAAAACCTCAAGAAGCTCCAAGCAAAGGCTCAAGATATccgtggtgaaagtggacatgaAAGAAGAGCCCCTAGCAGTCAGCAAGCTCACACGGACGTCAGGGGAGACTACGCAAAAACACACAGAGTCAACAGGAGATAGTAAGAGCATCAAAGCATTTAAGGAGTCTCCAAAGCAGATCCTGGACCCAGCAGCAAGTGTAACTGGTAGCAGGAGGCAGCTGAGAACTCGTAAGGAAAAGGCCCGTGCTCTAGAAGACCTGGTTGACTTCAAAGAGCTCTTCTCAGCACCAGGTCACACTGAAGAGTCAATGACTGttgacaaaaacacaaaaattccctGCAAATCTCCCCCACCAGAACTAACAGACACTGCCACAAGCACAAAGAGATGCCCCAAGACACGTCTCAGGAAAGAAGTGAAAGAGAACCTCTCAGCAGTTGAGAGGCTCACGCAAACATCAGggcaaagcacacacacacacaaagaaccaGCAAGTGGTGATGAAGACATCAAAGTATTTAAGCAACGTGCAAAGAAGAAACCGAACCCAGTAGAAGAGGAACCCAGCAGGAGAAAGCCAAGAGCGCCTAAGGAAAAGGCCCAACCCCTGGAAGACCTGGCTGGCTTCAAAGAGCTCTCTGAAACATCAGGTCACACTCGGGAATCACTGACTGCTGGCAAAGCCACTAAAATACCCTGCAAATCTCCCCCACTAGAAGTAGACACCACAGCAAGCACAAAGAGGCATCTCAGGACACGTGTGCAGAAGGTACAAGTAAAAGAAGAGCCTTCAGCAGTCAAGTTCACACAAACATCAGGGGAAACCATGGATGCAGACAAAGAACCAGCAGGTGAGGATAAAGGCATCAAAGCATTGAAGGAATCTGCAAAACAGACACCGGCTCCAGTAGCAAGTGTAACTGGCAGCAGGAGACGGCCAAGAGCACCCAGGGAAAATGCCCAAGCCATAGAAGACCTAGCTGGCTTCAAAGACCCAGCACCAGGTCACACTGAAGAATCAATGACTGATGACAAAACCACTAAAATACCCTGCAAATCATCACCAGAACTAGAAGACACCGCAACAAGCTCAAAGAGACGGCCCAGGACACGTGCCCAGAAAGTAGAAGTGAAGGAGGAGCTGTTAGCAGTCGGCAAGCTCACACAAACATCAGGGGAGACCATGCACACCGACGAAGAGCCGGTAGGTGAGGGCAAAGGCATGAAAGCATTTAAGCAACCTGCAAAGCAGAAGCTGGACGCAGAAGATGTAATTGGCAGCAGGAGACGGCCAAGAGCACCTAAGGAAAAGGCCCAACCTCTAGAAGTTCTGGCCAGCTTCCAAGAGCTCTCTCAAACACCAGGCCACACTGAGGAACTGGCAAATGGTGCTGCTGATAGCTTTACAAGCGCTCCAAAGCAAACACCCGACAGTGGAAAACCTCTAAAAATATCCAGAAGAGTTATTCGGGCCCCTAAAGTAGAACCCATGGGAGACCTGGTAAGCACCAGAGACCCTGTAAAATCACAAAGCAAAAGCAACACTTCCCTGCCCGCATTGCCCTTCAAGAGGGGAGGTGGCAAAGATGGAAGCGTCATGGGAACCAAGAGGCTGCGCTGCATGCCAGCGCCAGAGGAAATTGTGGAGGAGCTGCCAGCCAGCAAGAAGCAGAGGGCTGCTCCCAGGGCAAGAGGCAAATCACCTGAACCCGTGGTCATCATGAAGAGAAGTTTGAGGACTTCTGCAAAAAGAATTGAACCTGCAGAAGAGCTGAACAGCAACAACATGAAAACCAACAAAGAGGAACACAAATTACAAGACGTGGTCCCTGAAAATAAG GGAATATCCCTGCGCTCCAGACGCCAAAATAAGACTGATGTAGAACAGCAAGTAACTGAGGTCTTTGTAGTAgcagaaagaatagaaataaacagaaatgaaaagaagccCATGAAGACCTCCCCAGAGATGGACATTCAGAATCCAGATGATGGAGCCCAGAAACCCATACCTAGAGACAAAGTCAGTGAGAACAAAAGGTGCTTGAGGTCTGTTAGACAGAATGAGAGCTCCCAGCCTAAGGTGGCAGAGGAGAGCAGAGGGCAGAAGAGTGTGAGGGTTCTCATGCAGAatcaggaagggaaaggagaagcaGGAAATTCAGACTCCATGTGTTTGAGATCAAGAAAGACAAAAAGCCAGTCTGCAGCAAGCACTTCGGAGAGCGAATCTGCACACAGAGTAACGCGGAGCGTCAAGAGGTGTGCAGAAAATCCAAAGAAG gCTGAGGACAATGTGTGCATCAAGAAAATAAGAACCAGAAGTCATAGGGACAGTGAAGATATTTAA